The Fusarium graminearum PH-1 chromosome 2, whole genome shotgun sequence genome includes a region encoding these proteins:
- a CDS encoding complex I intermediate-associated protein 30 — protein sequence MAAVSFETIKGTTQPKPLYDFNTPESVRDCIVMSDKTIGGFSQSNFDFQKSTESSASSKTPSAYARFYGNISTRLPDDRPNIERTGFAGFRSPDQKPTMFGRSMWDIDPYIYLALRVKSDGRSYFVNVQTESVEPSDLHQHRLFPKRPGHWETVLIKWNDFVRTNHGFVVEPQTEMLRQKVLTVGVGLTDRVDGPFELCVERAWATNDASEADITEEPQASVISEEGELRNKKGEKT from the exons ATGGCAGCCGTGAGCTTTGAGACCATCAAAGGCACTACACAGCCCAAGCCTCTATACGACTTCAATACCCCCGAAAGCGTTCGCGACTGCATTGTTATGTCCGACAAAACCATTGGCGGCTTCTCACAAAGCAACTTTGACTTCCAAAAGTCTACCGAGTCGAGCGCCAGCTCAAAGACACCCTCCGCATATGCCCGCTTTTACGGCAACATCTCTACTCGCCTCCCAGACGACCGTCCCAACATTGAACGTACAGGCTTCGCTGGTTTCCGATCCCCTGACCAAAAACCCACCATGTTTGGTCGTTCAATGTGGGATATCGATCCCTACATCTATCTCGCCCTGCGTGTCAAATCCGATGGCCGCAGTTACTTTGTCAATGTGCAGACAGAGAGTGTTGAGCCCTCAGACCTGCACCAGCATCGACTGTTTCCGAAACGCCCGGGTCACTGGGAAACTGTGCTAATCAAATGGAACGACTTTGTTAGAACGAACCATGGCTTCGTTGTGGAACCGCAGACTGAAATGTTGCGACAGAAGGTACTgactgttggtgttggactGACAGACCGTGTCGATGGTCCTTTTGAGCTTTGTGTCGAAAGAGCCTGGGCCACCAACGACGCAAGTGAGGCGGACATAACAGAAGAGCCTCAAGCTTCCGTTATTTCAGAAGAAGGTGAACTGAGAAATAAAAAGGGTGAAAAG ACTTGA